A portion of the Blautia hansenii DSM 20583 genome contains these proteins:
- a CDS encoding MarR family winged helix-turn-helix transcriptional regulator: protein MNMKSHQEDAGRLINILSHQLKRKITLSSEKRCGLTNMQNRVLHFILLRALEAPVYQKDIEKEFDIRKSTATEILKLMEKNGFICRECSKEDARMKEIIPTEKSLTIQKEVVENIRSVETKLREGIPSEDYQTCIGVLKKMIENLV, encoded by the coding sequence ATGAATATGAAAAGCCATCAGGAAGATGCAGGGAGATTGATTAACATACTTTCTCATCAGTTAAAGCGGAAAATTACTCTTTCTTCAGAGAAGAGATGTGGACTTACCAATATGCAGAACAGAGTACTTCATTTTATTCTGCTTAGAGCATTAGAAGCTCCGGTATATCAAAAGGATATCGAGAAGGAATTTGATATTCGAAAATCAACGGCAACGGAAATTTTAAAGCTTATGGAGAAAAATGGTTTTATTTGCAGAGAATGTTCTAAAGAAGATGCCAGAATGAAGGAAATCATTCCCACAGAAAAATCATTGACGATACAAAAGGAAGTCGTGGAGAATATACGCAGTGTCGAGACTAAGCTAAGGGAGGGAATACCTTCTGAGGATTATCAGACCTGTATTGGCGTTTTGAAAAAGATGATAGAAAATTTGGTGTAA
- a CDS encoding cofactor-independent phosphoglycerate mutase — protein sequence MKYVVVLGDGMADEPLEALGGKTPLAYAKTPAMDLLAKTGDIGMARTVPEGMSPGSDTANLSIMGYNPEIYYSGRSPLEALNIGVSMEEGDVAIRANLVTLSEKEENYEERHLLDHSADEISTEEASALLEAVKEGLENQEFQFYAGTSYRHCLIWKHGNVVPLTPPHDIREREIKNYLPDEELLLAMQKESYKILENHPINQKRREKGLNPANSLWFWGAGTKPSLSSFEGKFHKKGVMISAVDLLKGIAVGTGMKNISVEGANGGLHTNYEGKAQAALDALLKEGYDFAYIHVEAPDEMGHQGSVEKKIQAIEYLDERVIKLVKEGLEKSGEDYRLLILPDHPTPIKVKTHTANPVPYLLYDSRKTEETGNCYSEETGAHFEPVKGHELLKILFEE from the coding sequence ATGAAATATGTTGTGGTGTTAGGCGACGGAATGGCAGATGAACCCTTAGAGGCGCTTGGGGGAAAGACACCTTTGGCTTATGCCAAAACACCTGCCATGGATTTACTGGCAAAGACAGGTGATATCGGAATGGCAAGGACTGTACCGGAGGGAATGAGTCCGGGAAGTGACACTGCCAATTTATCCATTATGGGATATAATCCGGAGATTTATTATTCAGGCCGTTCTCCTTTGGAAGCACTGAATATCGGAGTCAGTATGGAGGAAGGAGATGTGGCAATTCGTGCCAACCTTGTGACTCTTTCGGAAAAAGAGGAAAATTATGAGGAAAGGCATCTTTTAGACCACAGTGCAGATGAAATCAGTACAGAGGAAGCTTCTGCTTTGCTGGAGGCAGTAAAAGAAGGACTGGAAAATCAGGAGTTTCAGTTTTATGCCGGAACCAGTTATCGTCATTGTCTGATTTGGAAACATGGAAATGTTGTACCACTGACACCTCCTCATGATATCAGAGAACGGGAAATTAAGAATTATCTGCCTGATGAGGAGCTTTTGCTTGCTATGCAAAAGGAGAGTTATAAAATATTAGAGAATCATCCTATCAATCAAAAGAGGAGAGAAAAGGGATTAAATCCGGCGAACAGTCTTTGGTTCTGGGGAGCCGGAACTAAACCGTCACTGTCTTCTTTTGAAGGGAAATTCCACAAAAAAGGTGTTATGATATCAGCAGTAGATTTGTTAAAAGGTATTGCTGTGGGTACAGGCATGAAAAATATTTCTGTGGAAGGGGCAAACGGAGGACTTCATACAAATTATGAGGGAAAGGCTCAGGCTGCCCTTGATGCACTTTTAAAAGAGGGATATGATTTTGCTTATATTCATGTAGAAGCACCGGATGAAATGGGACATCAGGGAAGTGTGGAGAAGAAAATACAGGCGATTGAATATCTGGATGAAAGGGTAATTAAGCTTGTAAAAGAAGGCTTGGAGAAGTCGGGAGAGGATTATCGTCTTTTGATTTTGCCGGACCATCCAACTCCTATAAAAGTGAAGACACACACGGCAAATCCTGTTCCATATCTGTTGTACGACAGCAGGAAAACAGAGGAAACAGGAAATTGTTACAGTGAAGAGACAGGAGCTCATTTCGAACCGGTAAAAGGGCATGAGCTTTTGAAGATTTTATTTGAAGAATAA
- a CDS encoding Tex family protein produces MDIIQIITQELNVEKWQVEAAVSLIDEGNTIPFISRYRKEATGALNDEQLRTLFERLTYLRNLEDKKKQVLSSIEEQGKLTEELKKQILEAQTLVVVEDLYRPYRPKRRTRATIAKEKGLEGLANIVLLQMTENSIEKEAEAFVSEEKEVKNVKEAIAGAMDIVAESISDEADYRIRIREMTMKKGMLVSVAKKPEETTVYEMYYDHEEPVSKVAGHRVLAINRGEKEKILTVKISAPEEDILRYLEKQVITKENENTTPVLKAAVEDSYRRLIAPAIEREIRNDLTEKAEDGAIKVFKKNLEQLLMQPPIVGQVVLGWDPAFRTGCKLAVVDVTGKVLDTTVIYPTAPTTPAKIAAAKETLKEMIEKYNITLFSVGNGTASRESEQVIVELLKEIPQKVQYVITNEAGASVYSASKLATEEFPNFDVGQRSAASIARRLQDPLAELVKIDPKSIGVGQYQHDMNQKKLGEALSGVVEDCVNKVGVDLNTASVSLLEYVSGISKAIAKNIVVYREENGEFKDRKELLKVAKLGPKAFEQCAGFLRIRGGKNPLDATSVHPESYPAAEKFLESMGMKPEDIFNGQQVYFVKDYAQQAEKLGVGEMTLRDIVKELTKPGRDPREEMPKPILRTDVLDMKDLKEGMVLKGTVRNVIDFGAFVDIGVHQDGLVHISQMTERYIKHPLEAVSVGDVVDVMVLGVDMKKKRISLTMKGIK; encoded by the coding sequence ATGGATATTATACAGATTATAACTCAGGAATTAAATGTAGAAAAATGGCAGGTAGAAGCTGCTGTTTCCTTAATAGATGAGGGGAATACCATCCCTTTTATTTCCCGTTACCGTAAAGAAGCAACAGGAGCTTTAAATGATGAACAGCTTCGTACTTTATTTGAACGCCTTACTTATCTTCGCAATCTGGAAGATAAGAAAAAACAGGTTCTTTCCAGTATTGAAGAACAGGGCAAATTAACAGAAGAATTAAAGAAGCAGATTTTAGAAGCTCAGACATTGGTTGTGGTAGAAGATTTATACCGTCCATACAGACCAAAGAGAAGAACAAGAGCCACCATTGCCAAGGAAAAAGGTCTGGAAGGTCTGGCAAATATTGTGCTTCTTCAGATGACAGAGAACAGCATTGAGAAAGAAGCGGAAGCTTTTGTTTCTGAAGAAAAAGAAGTAAAAAATGTAAAAGAAGCCATTGCAGGTGCTATGGATATTGTGGCAGAAAGTATTTCTGATGAAGCAGATTACCGTATTCGTATTCGTGAAATGACAATGAAAAAGGGAATGCTTGTTTCCGTTGCCAAGAAACCGGAGGAAACAACGGTTTACGAGATGTACTATGACCATGAAGAGCCGGTATCCAAGGTGGCAGGTCACAGAGTTTTAGCCATTAACCGAGGAGAAAAGGAAAAAATCCTTACGGTGAAAATTTCTGCACCGGAAGAAGACATTCTCCGTTATCTGGAAAAACAGGTAATTACAAAAGAAAATGAAAATACTACACCTGTTTTAAAAGCAGCAGTGGAAGACAGTTACAGACGTCTGATTGCGCCGGCGATTGAAAGAGAAATCAGAAATGATTTAACAGAAAAGGCAGAAGACGGAGCAATTAAAGTCTTTAAGAAAAATCTGGAACAGCTTTTAATGCAGCCTCCAATCGTAGGGCAGGTCGTATTGGGCTGGGACCCTGCTTTCCGTACAGGCTGTAAGTTGGCGGTAGTAGATGTCACAGGTAAGGTGCTGGATACCACAGTTATTTACCCGACTGCGCCTACCACACCGGCAAAAATTGCAGCGGCAAAAGAAACCTTAAAAGAAATGATTGAAAAGTATAACATTACTCTGTTTTCAGTAGGAAACGGAACTGCCAGCAGAGAGTCTGAGCAGGTAATTGTTGAGCTTTTAAAAGAAATTCCACAGAAGGTTCAGTATGTAATTACAAATGAAGCAGGAGCTTCTGTATACTCTGCAAGTAAGCTGGCAACAGAAGAATTCCCGAATTTTGACGTGGGACAGAGAAGTGCGGCATCGATTGCCAGAAGACTTCAGGACCCATTGGCAGAGTTGGTTAAAATCGATCCGAAATCTATCGGAGTTGGGCAGTATCAGCATGATATGAACCAGAAAAAACTGGGCGAAGCCCTTTCTGGAGTAGTGGAAGACTGTGTAAATAAAGTCGGTGTAGACTTAAATACAGCATCTGTTTCTCTGTTGGAATATGTCTCTGGTATCAGCAAAGCCATTGCTAAAAATATCGTTGTATATAGAGAAGAAAACGGTGAGTTTAAAGACAGAAAAGAACTTTTAAAAGTTGCAAAATTAGGACCAAAAGCTTTTGAACAGTGTGCAGGTTTTCTACGTATCCGCGGAGGCAAAAATCCTCTGGATGCCACCAGTGTCCATCCGGAAAGTTATCCCGCAGCAGAGAAATTTCTGGAAAGTATGGGAATGAAACCGGAAGATATTTTTAATGGACAGCAGGTATATTTTGTAAAAGACTATGCACAACAGGCAGAAAAGCTGGGCGTTGGTGAAATGACATTAAGAGATATTGTCAAGGAGCTGACAAAACCGGGACGTGACCCACGTGAGGAAATGCCGAAGCCGATTCTTCGTACAGATGTCTTGGATATGAAGGATTTAAAAGAAGGAATGGTATTAAAAGGAACCGTTCGAAATGTAATTGATTTTGGAGCTTTTGTGGATATCGGTGTACATCAGGATGGGCTTGTACATATTTCCCAGATGACAGAACGCTACATTAAACATCCGTTGGAAGCGGTAAGCGTAGGTGATGTAGTAGACGTTATGGTATTGGGTGTTGATATGAAGAAAAAGAGAATTTCCCTGACCATGAAGGGAATCAAATAA
- a CDS encoding DUF975 family protein — protein sequence MKHTSSQLKAISRKALDGNWGLPMGANIILGVISFIVIFFITFFTNTTTVTGTITSEFLTYAVSLFISLFGAGITKMTLNISRKQAYSMKDMLYVFHHNADRFLIVGLIIAGIGFVTGLPVMFMSMNSDIPVSFILFFSVFDLIISVIIDLFLGLSTYLLLDHPEMGAMDSMKESIRLMKGNKGRSLYITLSFLPLAFLSVLTCYIGMIWLIPYMDMTMANFYRDIIGELNTPDNTPTSEIPTMTIEENPNENNSGF from the coding sequence ATGAAACATACATCATCACAATTAAAAGCCATTTCCAGAAAAGCGCTGGACGGCAACTGGGGACTTCCTATGGGAGCCAACATAATTTTAGGTGTTATTAGCTTTATAGTAATATTTTTCATCACCTTTTTCACAAACACTACCACAGTTACAGGTACAATAACCAGCGAATTTCTCACCTATGCGGTTTCCTTATTTATCTCCCTGTTTGGTGCGGGAATTACAAAAATGACTTTAAATATCAGCAGAAAACAAGCTTATTCCATGAAAGATATGTTGTATGTTTTTCATCATAATGCAGACCGTTTCTTAATTGTGGGATTAATCATTGCAGGAATTGGCTTTGTCACAGGTTTACCTGTTATGTTTATGTCCATGAACAGTGACATTCCTGTTTCCTTTATTTTGTTTTTCTCTGTGTTTGACCTTATTATCAGTGTAATTATTGACTTGTTTTTAGGTCTCAGTACTTACCTTTTATTAGACCATCCGGAGATGGGTGCTATGGACTCCATGAAAGAAAGTATTCGCCTGATGAAAGGAAATAAAGGCCGCTCCCTTTATATTACTCTCAGCTTTCTTCCTCTGGCATTCCTTTCCGTGCTCACCTGCTACATTGGAATGATATGGCTTATTCCATATATGGATATGACTATGGCAAACTTTTATCGTGATATTATCGGCGAATTAAATACACCGGATAATACACCGACAAGTGAAATTCCAACAATGACCATAGAAGAAAATCCGAATGAAAATAATTCCGGTTTTTAA
- the prfB gene encoding peptide chain release factor 2 encodes MVELDQFKYTLNGYTEPLKEVRDSLDLENKEKRVEELEREMEAPGFWDNAERSQKMMKELSALKGDMEIYHKLQNQKEEIELMIEMGYEENDPSIVPDIQEMLDEFIQDFEHIRIKTLLSGEYDKDNAIVTLHAGAGGTESCDWASMLYRMYLRWADRQGFSTEVLDYLDGDEAGIKSVTFQVNGENAYGYLKSEKGVHRLVRISPFNAAGKRQTSFVSCDVMPDIEEDVDVEINPDDLRIDTYRSSGAGGQHINKTSSAIRITHLPTGIVVQCQNERSQFQNKDKAMQMLKAKLYLLKQQENEKKLSGIQGELTEIGWGNQIRSYVMQPYTMVKDHRTNEETGNVDAVMNGNIDNFINAYLKWVALGKTEK; translated from the coding sequence TTGGTAGAATTAGATCAGTTTAAATATACATTAAATGGTTATACAGAGCCTTTAAAAGAGGTCAGAGACTCTCTTGATTTAGAGAATAAGGAAAAAAGAGTAGAAGAGCTGGAAAGAGAAATGGAAGCTCCGGGATTTTGGGATAACGCAGAGCGTTCCCAGAAGATGATGAAGGAACTCAGCGCCTTAAAGGGAGATATGGAAATTTATCATAAGCTGCAAAACCAGAAGGAAGAAATTGAGCTGATGATTGAAATGGGATATGAAGAAAACGACCCTTCCATTGTCCCTGATATTCAGGAAATGTTAGACGAATTTATACAGGATTTTGAGCATATTCGTATTAAGACATTATTGTCAGGGGAATACGATAAGGATAATGCCATTGTTACCCTTCACGCAGGAGCCGGCGGAACAGAGTCTTGCGACTGGGCAAGTATGTTATATCGTATGTATCTGCGCTGGGCAGACAGACAGGGATTTAGCACAGAAGTGCTGGATTATTTGGACGGAGATGAAGCAGGAATTAAATCTGTTACGTTTCAGGTAAACGGGGAGAATGCCTACGGTTACTTGAAGTCCGAAAAGGGTGTACATCGTCTTGTTCGAATTTCACCTTTTAATGCAGCAGGAAAGCGTCAGACTTCTTTTGTTTCCTGTGATGTTATGCCGGATATTGAAGAAGACGTGGATGTGGAAATCAATCCCGATGATTTGCGAATTGATACCTACCGTTCCAGTGGTGCAGGTGGTCAGCATATCAATAAAACTTCTTCTGCTATTCGTATCACGCATCTTCCAACAGGAATTGTGGTACAGTGTCAGAATGAACGTTCTCAGTTCCAGAATAAAGATAAAGCAATGCAGATGTTGAAGGCAAAGCTGTATCTTTTAAAACAGCAGGAAAATGAGAAAAAGCTTTCCGGTATTCAGGGTGAGCTGACAGAAATCGGATGGGGAAATCAAATTCGTTCTTATGTTATGCAGCCGTATACCATGGTGAAAGACCATCGTACAAACGAAGAAACAGGAAATGTAGATGCGGTGATGAACGGAAATATTGATAACTTTATCAATGCTTACTTAAAATGGGTTGCCTTGGGGAAAACAGAAAAATAG
- a CDS encoding ACT domain-containing protein, with the protein MKDNRRYFVVTEKAVPDVLLKVVEAKRLLDIQQYDTVQEAVEAVGISRSSFYKYKDDIFPFKEKTKGHNITFIIQMDDEPGLLSAVLRAIAQFHGNILTIHQSIPMNGIASLTLSVAISAVEGDAAAMMDNIEHINGVHYLKILGRE; encoded by the coding sequence ATGAAAGATAACAGAAGATATTTTGTGGTAACAGAAAAAGCCGTACCGGATGTACTACTGAAGGTTGTAGAGGCAAAAAGGCTTTTAGACATTCAGCAATATGATACTGTTCAGGAAGCAGTGGAGGCAGTGGGAATTAGCAGAAGCTCCTTTTATAAATATAAGGATGATATTTTCCCATTTAAGGAAAAGACGAAAGGACATAATATTACGTTTATTATTCAGATGGATGATGAACCGGGACTTTTGTCAGCGGTGCTTCGGGCAATCGCACAATTTCACGGAAATATTCTGACTATACATCAGAGTATTCCCATGAACGGAATTGCCAGTCTTACGCTGAGTGTGGCAATTTCCGCAGTAGAGGGAGACGCTGCTGCAATGATGGACAATATTGAGCATATTAACGGAGTACATTATTTGAAGATTTTAGGCAGAGAATAA
- a CDS encoding aminopeptidase P family protein — MNVNQERIAKLQEKMQAANMDMYLVPTADFHQSEYVGTYFKVRAWLSGFSGSAGTLLVTRENAYLWTDGRYFIQAAKQLEGTGVTLMKMGEEGVPTVEEFIKENLPMNGCLGCDGRTIHVAEGKDFETLVQEKEGRFEYQDDLAGEIWTDRPEMSKEPVYTLDVKYAGKSREDKIQDVRDAMKEAGANVHIISSMDDIVWLLNIRGNDIIYNPVVMSYVMVTMEQVHFYVQEEAVSEQVRAELEKAGVVLHDYFAIYEDVKELADDSKIMLEDACTNYTLYKNLPGNVEVIFQSNPAAIMKGCKNETEMENIRIAHIKDAKAMCRFIYWFKNHVNSGEITEYSAAEKSLEFRKEDPDCLDLSFETICAYEANAAMCHYAPTETEYAKVEPKGFFLIDSGAQYWQGTTDITRTIAAGELTQEQKENFTLVLQGHIRLAMAKFQYGCSGANLDVLARGPLWERAMDFNHGTGHGVGYLLNVHEGPQNINWRMRANGRRGNTTPLEEGMLTSDEPGLYLEGKYGIRTENLLLCKKAEKNGYGQFMEFENMTWVPYEREAILPEMLTKAELVWLNEYHQKVYEIVGPMLSEEERQWLKEATAEIK; from the coding sequence ATGAACGTTAATCAGGAACGAATTGCAAAATTGCAGGAAAAAATGCAGGCAGCAAACATGGATATGTATTTGGTGCCTACAGCAGATTTTCACCAGTCAGAGTATGTAGGAACTTATTTTAAGGTAAGAGCATGGTTATCAGGATTTTCCGGTTCCGCAGGAACACTCCTTGTAACAAGAGAGAATGCTTACCTGTGGACAGATGGAAGGTATTTTATTCAGGCGGCAAAACAGCTGGAGGGTACAGGAGTAACTCTCATGAAAATGGGAGAGGAAGGAGTTCCTACAGTAGAAGAATTTATTAAAGAGAATTTACCAATGAATGGCTGTCTGGGATGTGACGGAAGAACGATTCATGTGGCAGAAGGCAAAGATTTTGAAACTCTGGTACAGGAAAAAGAAGGCAGATTTGAATATCAGGATGATTTGGCAGGAGAAATCTGGACAGACAGACCGGAAATGTCAAAAGAGCCTGTATATACTTTAGATGTAAAATATGCGGGAAAATCCAGAGAAGATAAAATTCAGGATGTAAGAGATGCCATGAAAGAGGCTGGGGCAAATGTGCATATTATCAGCAGTATGGATGATATTGTGTGGCTTTTGAATATTCGTGGAAATGATATTATTTATAATCCAGTAGTGATGTCTTATGTAATGGTAACTATGGAGCAGGTTCACTTTTATGTACAGGAAGAAGCGGTATCTGAACAGGTAAGAGCAGAATTAGAAAAAGCAGGTGTGGTGCTTCATGATTACTTTGCAATTTATGAGGACGTAAAAGAATTGGCAGATGACAGCAAAATTATGCTGGAAGATGCCTGCACCAACTATACTTTATATAAAAATCTTCCGGGAAATGTAGAAGTCATTTTCCAGAGCAATCCTGCAGCAATTATGAAGGGCTGTAAAAATGAAACAGAGATGGAAAACATTCGAATTGCCCATATCAAAGATGCAAAGGCAATGTGCAGATTTATCTACTGGTTTAAAAATCATGTAAATAGCGGGGAAATTACTGAGTACAGTGCAGCAGAAAAGAGTTTGGAATTTAGAAAAGAAGATCCGGATTGTCTGGATTTAAGTTTTGAGACAATCTGTGCTTATGAAGCAAATGCGGCAATGTGCCATTATGCACCTACCGAAACAGAGTATGCAAAGGTAGAGCCAAAGGGATTTTTCCTGATTGATTCCGGCGCTCAGTATTGGCAGGGAACAACAGATATCACAAGAACCATTGCGGCAGGAGAGCTGACACAGGAACAGAAAGAAAACTTTACGCTGGTGCTTCAGGGACATATTCGCCTTGCTATGGCAAAATTCCAGTATGGATGCAGCGGAGCTAATTTAGACGTATTGGCGAGAGGACCTCTCTGGGAAAGAGCAATGGATTTTAACCATGGAACAGGACATGGTGTGGGATATTTGTTGAATGTTCATGAAGGCCCTCAGAATATTAACTGGAGAATGCGTGCTAATGGAAGACGCGGAAATACAACACCTCTGGAAGAAGGTATGCTTACATCAGATGAACCGGGACTGTATTTAGAAGGAAAATATGGCATTCGTACAGAAAATCTTCTTCTTTGTAAGAAAGCAGAAAAGAATGGATATGGACAGTTCATGGAATTTGAAAACATGACATGGGTTCCTTATGAAAGAGAAGCAATTTTACCGGAAATGCTTACAAAGGCAGAACTTGTATGGCTGAACGAATATCATCAGAAGGTATATGAGATTGTGGGACCGATGCTTTCTGAAGAGGAACGTCAATGGTTGAAAGAGGCAACTGCTGAAATCAAGTAA
- a CDS encoding DUF4190 domain-containing protein gives MENPYNNEQPYQPVPPQEPIPPTPSLYQGNNGFATASLVMGILSLVFLCCAPFLLFILSSLGILFSCLSKGERARSGAAKAGLALSASTLAIAGAFLIFFCSVFLFSPEGSSFLRDYIHILTDDNVSDEELYNFLDEYLNGFEGDAGTDSWDYENSPDYYEDFDEFQLPPEFFQQPETDNGGNFI, from the coding sequence ATGGAAAATCCTTACAATAACGAACAGCCTTATCAGCCTGTTCCTCCACAAGAACCAATTCCGCCCACCCCTTCCCTCTATCAGGGAAACAACGGCTTTGCCACAGCATCTTTGGTAATGGGAATTCTTTCCCTTGTATTTCTTTGCTGTGCTCCGTTTTTACTTTTTATCCTGTCAAGCTTGGGAATTCTTTTTTCCTGCCTGTCAAAGGGTGAGCGTGCCCGCTCCGGCGCTGCAAAAGCAGGTCTTGCGCTCTCTGCCAGCACATTGGCGATTGCCGGTGCCTTTTTGATTTTTTTCTGCTCTGTATTTCTGTTCTCACCGGAAGGAAGCTCTTTTTTAAGAGATTATATTCATATTCTTACAGACGATAATGTAAGTGATGAGGAATTATACAATTTCTTAGATGAATACTTAAATGGTTTTGAAGGAGATGCAGGCACAGACAGCTGGGACTATGAAAATTCTCCTGATTATTATGAGGACTTTGATGAATTTCAGCTTCCTCCTGAGTTCTTCCAGCAGCCTGAAACAGACAATGGCGGTAACTTTATATAA
- a CDS encoding DUF2752 domain-containing protein, with protein MKKNRDVKLEKNIYAAGWLLLLVGIILLAVKRIFPADFALPPCVFHKWTGYYCPGCGGTRAVKALLRGDVIGSFFYHPVVLYGAVLYGWYMLSHTVEYLSKGRLRISIPYTEKYLYGAVFIILIQWILKNGVKIIWGIDLI; from the coding sequence ATGAAGAAAAACAGAGACGTTAAACTAGAAAAAAATATATATGCAGCAGGGTGGCTTTTACTTTTGGTAGGCATTATTCTGCTGGCAGTAAAACGGATTTTTCCTGCTGATTTTGCGCTGCCGCCCTGTGTTTTTCACAAATGGACAGGATATTATTGCCCCGGATGCGGCGGAACAAGAGCAGTAAAAGCTCTGCTAAGAGGTGATGTCATAGGCTCTTTCTTCTATCATCCTGTAGTGCTTTATGGAGCTGTTTTATATGGATGGTACATGCTTTCGCACACCGTTGAGTATTTGTCAAAAGGCAGGCTTCGTATCAGTATACCCTATACAGAAAAGTATTTATATGGGGCTGTTTTTATTATTCTTATACAATGGATTTTGAAGAATGGTGTAAAAATAATATGGGGAATTGACCTGATATAA